The genomic segment CGCGAAACAATCAGGAATAATATTCGTAGTTGATGCATCTCAAAGTGCTGGTGTTATCCCAATAGATGTAGTACGAGATAATATTGACTTATTAGCTTTTCCGGGTCATAAAGGATTATATGGTCCCCAGGGAACAGGAGGCTTATATATAAGAGAAGGGATTGAGCTGGATTCGTTTATTCAAGGTGGCACTGGAAGTGAGTCCTTTTCTATGAAGCAACCTGACTTTTTACCTGATAGATTTGAAAGTGGAACCTTAAATACGCCAGCAATAGCAGGCCTATGCGCAGGTATAAGGTTTATTAGAAAAGTCGGAATAGAAAATATAAGAAAACATGAGATAATGCTCGTAGAATATTTAGTAAAAGAATTGTGTAAATTATCTTATGTTAAAATTTATGGAGGATGCGATTATAATAACAGAGGAGCTGTAGTTTCTTTGGCTATAGACGATATTGATGTTTCTGAAGTGGGATATTTCTTAAATAAAAAAGGAATAGCTGTGAGAACCGGGTTTCACTGTGCACCACTAATACATGAAATACTTGGCACAAATCGTAAAGGCACAGTTAGAATAAGTCCAGGATATTTTAATGATTTAGAAGATATTGAAAAACTTATTAAAGCTTTAAAGGATATACATGAAAAAAGGCCCTTTTTATAGAGCCTTTTTTATCTGTTATAGTACTAGCAGCAATGACGTTTGTTTTCTGCTACTAAAACTGAAAGTGTTGGATTGTTAAAAGTGATGCTTGCGGGCTTACGATCATCACCGGGTGTGCCCGTAGTAGTTGACTGTACAAAATAGGTGCAGCATTCGGAATCACAATCACAATCACAATCACAATCACAAACGATAAAAGTAACAATATCATGCTTCATTAATTGGAAATCGTCTGAAGGATTTGATAAATCAAATATCCATTCAGGTCCAACTTCGGTTGCAACTCTATCACGTTTACAAAGCTTAAATAGTTGGAATCTAACAGTTACACTTGCCATTTTTTTATCATTACCTTCATCATCTGCTTTTGGTAGTGTAGAAAATATATTGGTTGAAAATTCAAACTTAAAGCATGGATTACAAAATCTTTCAGTATTTATACTAAGAGTAGCAAGTCTTTTAGTAACTTCATCATCAGTTGCTGCTGCCACTGATGCTGCGGTTCCAGGCTTACACTTTAATAAAATTTCAGCTTCATTTTCTCTATCCCTATCTCTGTCTCTTTTACAACATTCCTCATTTTCTCTTTCTCTTTTAAAGCAATCCTCTTTTTCAGATTTACAATGACATGACATTGAATTCATATATTAATTCCTCCTAAATTTTAAGTCGTTATATCTAGTAAAAGAATTCTAAATGTACTGTTTACGAGGTCGGATATCTTAGAATTCTCATATTACAATATATGAGATAGGCCTATAAATGTTCTAATTATTCGTAATTTTTCTAGAATTTACTTACTCATCATCTTCACATTCATCATCAAATAAAGGTCTAAGCTTTTGATCTGGGAAGAATTTTGGAACTGGTGCGCGATCAAATTTTTCACAAGCATCTTCTTCACATTCTTCTTCGCATTGACAAGGTACAGGACAATAACCATATGCAGGAATTAGTAATTGAACAATTAGTTCACATTTTACAATAAGATGGAATCCTAAAGTTATATCTAAAAAACTATGACAGTCATCATCTTTACAAAAAACTCCATCTAAACATTCTGCTACCAATTCAAGTTTTATAATTTCAGAATCAAGATCCTCTGATTTACCAGGCATAAAGCTAGCAGATATTTGGGCTATTGAATCTGGGCAATATAGTTTCGATATAACCTCTGTACGATTAATTTCAAAAAACTCGCATTTAGTCTCTCCATTACAATTTATATAATCTGCATAAAATGAAATTCTAAAGCAAATTAATACTTTCTTGTAACTAGGATTTTTCTTTAGTGGGATTTTCTCTACCGAAATAAGTTTAAGTTGAAAATCCCTACATCCTGTAAATATTTTCGGGTTACAAAGGGAGTCGCTTCTTAATTCTTCATCTGTATCCACCGTATCTTGTCCGCAAGAATAAACTAAACATCTTTTAATTAGGCACTGGTCAAAAACTTTTGGGATTTCAACGCAAACTAGTTCTGATGGATCAGGAAGGTGCCCTTGTTTGTTAATAATACCAGGTCTTGCAATAAACTCTTCACGAGTAATAGCCATAAATTATCCTCCTTTATTATGTTAAGTGATACACTTTTAATTCGTGTTCTCTATATTATAGTATGCAGGTGGTTATAAGTTGTGAATGATATTTTTATTGATTAAAATTTATATATGGAGATTTAGAACTAACCCTGTAAACAATATCAAGCCTCAGTACGTCTACCATTTGTACTGAGGTTTGATTTCAACACTTAAAAAACTTTAGTTGCTTTGTGTTTTTTTATTAGAATTCACTTATTTATCAGCTTCACTTTCATCATCTTCACAGTCATCATCAAATAAAGGTCTAAGTTTTTGATCTGGGAAGAATTTTGGAACTGGTGCGTGATCAAATTTTTCACAAGAATCTTCTTCACATTCCTCTTCGCATTGACAAGGTACAGGACAATAACCATATGCAGGAATTAATAATTGAACAATTAGTTCACATTTTACAATAAGATGGAATCCTAAAGTGATATCTAAAAAACTGTGACAATCATCATCTTTACAAAAAGCTCCATCTAAACATTCTGCAACCAATTCAAGTTTTACAATTTCAGAATCAAGATCCTGAGATGAACCAGACACAAAGTTAGTAGATATTTGCGCTATTGAATCTGGACAATATAATTTTGATATAACTTCTGTACGATTAATTTTGTAAAACTC from the Clostridium sp. CM027 genome contains:
- a CDS encoding aminotransferase class V-fold PLP-dependent enzyme, which gives rise to MIYLDNAATSFPKPVAVYSEVLRCMENYAANPGRGSHDMAVEASSKIMDTRQEISEFFNIPDLLNIIFTCNATQALNIGIKGILKSGDHVISSIIEHNSVLRPLNYLSEKGIAFTLLGVNENGYLNMNNLKRKIRRNTKAIIINHTSNVLGTVQDIRAIGEIAKQSGIIFVVDASQSAGVIPIDVVRDNIDLLAFPGHKGLYGPQGTGGLYIREGIELDSFIQGGTGSESFSMKQPDFLPDRFESGTLNTPAIAGLCAGIRFIRKVGIENIRKHEIMLVEYLVKELCKLSYVKIYGGCDYNNRGAVVSLAIDDIDVSEVGYFLNKKGIAVRTGFHCAPLIHEILGTNRKGTVRISPGYFNDLEDIEKLIKALKDIHEKRPFL
- a CDS encoding DUF4489 domain-containing protein, whose product is MNSMSCHCKSEKEDCFKRERENEECCKRDRDRDRENEAEILLKCKPGTAASVAAATDDEVTKRLATLSINTERFCNPCFKFEFSTNIFSTLPKADDEGNDKKMASVTVRFQLFKLCKRDRVATEVGPEWIFDLSNPSDDFQLMKHDIVTFIVCDCDCDCDCDSECCTYFVQSTTTGTPGDDRKPASITFNNPTLSVLVAENKRHCC